One Benincasa hispida cultivar B227 chromosome 5, ASM972705v1, whole genome shotgun sequence genomic window carries:
- the LOC120078717 gene encoding protein FAM133, with amino-acid sequence MDLETENRIAAILMREAAELRRQAEKDGVEAFLRHPKVRGRPNSRFLTATVLGVQQANKAVEVNEMWRVRQKELELDDRLRGKSRDGNNASRRQGSFRASSDFSHDIPSSSSPSNKRVSEDCLLREDQGLKDEELEEFLHSRTKRGRGAVGSRMDETGPYLAPNNESDLSWPSCSNATDRSVVHGPERPSFLKSSSSSEKETDNDRRKRSKRSSHKQHRKDHNSKNKSEKKRRKESKKSKRHK; translated from the exons ATGGACCTTGAGACAGAAAATAGAATAGCTGCAATTCTAATGAGAGAGGCAGCAGAATTGCGTCGTCAGGCTGAGAAAGATGGTGTGGAGGCCTTTCTACGGCATCCTAAAGTCAGGGGTCGTCCAAATTCCCGCTTCCTTACTGCAACTGTTCTTGGTGTACAACAAG CCAATAAAGCTGTCGAAGTGAATGAAATGTGGAGAGTTCGCCAAAAGGAGCTTGAATTGGATGACAGACTTAGAGGCAAGTCAAGAGATGGGAACAACGCCTCTAGGAGGCAGGGTAGTTTCAGAGCATCCAGTGATTTCAGCCATGATATTCCCAGTAGTTCAAGCCCATCTAATAAAAGAGTTTCTGAGGATTGCCTCTTAAGGGAGGATCAAGGCTTAAAAGATGAAGAACTTGAGGAATTCTTACACTCaag GACTAAGCGTGGCAGAGGTGCAGTTGGGTCACGAATGGATGAAACTGGTCCATACCTTGCCCCTAACAATGAGTCAGATTTGAGTTGGCCATCATGCTCTAATGCTACAGATAGAAGTGTTGTTCATGGACCAGAGAGGCCTAGTTTTCTGAAATCAAGCAGCTCTTCCGAAAAGGAGACAGACAATGATCGACGGAAACGGTCAAAAAGAAGTTCACACAAACAGCATAGAAAGGACCATAATTCTAAAAACAAGTCTGAgaaaaagaggagaaaagaaTCAAAGAAAAGCAAACGCCACAAATAA
- the LOC120078594 gene encoding acetylserotonin O-methyltransferase-like → MEVEHKKCSSKKEDDGQAIIQMWKYVFSFTEMAAIKCVIDLKIADIIESYGSPMTLSNLSSTLNCSSSLLYRILRFLIHRGIFKEETIGENQTVYSQTPLSRLLATNVENTMAPLLLLETSPVMLAAWPNLSAHLKNSETLPFEIAHGMDFWSYAEANPEHNVLFNEAMACYAKVIASAILEGCGDVFDGVGCLVDVGGGNGSTLSILVKACPWMKGINFDLPHVVCAAPQYENVQHVAGNMFDFVPEADVAFLKWILHDWNDEECIKILKKCKEVIPKSGGKVIIVEAIVEEKGEKNKKSDVGLMFDVAMMAHTNKGKERTIEEWAFVINAAGFTRYTITPIQAVQSLIQCFP, encoded by the exons ATGGAAGTTGAGCACAAAAAGTGTTCATCAAAGAAGGAAGACGATGGGCAAGCCATCATCCAAATGTGGAAATACGTATTTAGTTTCACTGAAATGGCAGCAATAAAATGTGTAATAGACCTCAAAATTGCTGACATTATAGAAAGCTATGGAAGCCCCATGACATTATCAAACTTATCCTCTACTTTAAAttgctcttcttctcttctttacCGCATCTTGAGATTCCTCATTCATCGTGGAATTTTCAAAGAagaaaccattggtgaaaaccAAACAGTTTATTCACAAACACCTTTGTCTCGTTTGCTAGCCACCAATGTTGAGAACACCATGGCTCCTTTGCTTTTACTGGAAACAAGTCCAGTGATGCTTGCAGCATGGCCTAACTTGAGTGCTCACTTAAAGAACAGTGAGACTTTGCCATTTGAGATTGCTCATGGAATGGATTTTTGGAGCTATGCTGAAGCAAATCCTGAACATAATGTGTTGTTCAATGAGGCCATGGCTTGTTATGCTAAGGTGATTGCTTCTGCTATACTTGAAGGGTGTGGGGATGTTTTTGATGGAGTTGGATGTTTGGTGGATGTTGGAGGAGGAAATGGAAGTACTTTGAGTATTTTGGTGAAGGCTTGTCCATGGATGAAAGGTATTAACTTCGATCTTCCTCATGTTGTGTGTGCTGCCCCACAATATGAGAATGTGCAGCATGTTGCTGGCAATATGTTTGATTTTGTTCCAGAAGCTGATGTTGCTTTCCTCAAG TGGATTCTACATGATTGGAATGACGAAGAAtgtattaaaattttgaagaagtgTAAGGAAGTCATTCCAAAAAGTGGAGGGAAGGTGATAATTGTAGAAGCAATAGTTGAAGAAAAAGGTgaaaaaaacaagaaatcaGATGTGGGATTGATGTTTGATGTAGCGATGATGGCTCATACAAATAAAGGGAAGGAAAGAACAATTGAAGAATGGGCATTTGTTATCAATGCAGCTGGCTTCACTCGATACACCATTACACCCATTCAAGCTGTCCAATCACTTATTCAGTGCTTCCCTTGA